The following nucleotide sequence is from Sphingomonas swuensis.
TTCACCTATCTTCCGCGCGCCGAGAAGGGCACCCAGTCGCCGATCGAGACGCTCCAGAAGCGCCAGGGCACGTGCCGCGACTTCGCGGTGCTGATGATCGAAGCGTGCCGCGCGCTGGGACTCGCCGCCCACTTCGTCTCCGGCTATCTGTATAATCCCAAAGGAACTTCGGGGCGTATCGGGGGTGGCAGTACACATGCGTGGGTTCGGATTTTCCTCCCCGGCTCGGGCTGGGTCGAGTTTGATCCGACCAACGGCATCGTCGGCAATGCGGGCTTGATCCGCGTCGCCGTCGCCCGTGATCCCGCACAGGCGATCCCGATCTCCGGCACGTGGAGCGGCTTTCCCTCCAGCGACCTGGGAATGGCGGTCACCGTCGACGTCACCCTTGACGATTCCGCCCAATCCGTTTCCCCGGCGATCCGCGCCACTGCAGTGAGAAAGTAATCCGAATGTTGATCCGCGCCGGCTACGATATCCGTTTCACCTGCCGCCAGCCGACGCCGATGATGGCCCTTCTCGGTGTCCACGAATCGCGCCATCAGGATCTGCGCACCCAACCGAAGCTGGTCAGCGATCCCGCCATCGCCATGCACGACTACACCGACGGTTTCGGAAATGTCGCGACGCGCTTCGTCCTCCCCGAGGGCGAGACCTTGCTGTCGAACACCTTCGTCATCGAGGACAGCGGCGAACCCGACCGGGTGACCCCCGATGCGATCCAGCATCCGGTGGAAGACCTTCCGGACGATGTGCTCGTTTATCTCCTCGGCAGCCGCTACTGCGAGACCGACCGGCTGTCCGACACCGCCTGGGGGCTGTTCGGCCATGTCGCCCCCGGCTGGACCCGGCTCCAGGCCATCCTCGACTTCACCCACAAGCAGATCGAGTTCGGTTACCAGCATGCGCGGTCGACCAAGACCGCCTGGGATGCGCATCAGGAGCGGCGGGGCGTGTGCCGCGATTATGCCCACCTCGCCATTGCGTTGTGCCGCTGCATGAACATCCCGGCGCGCTACTGCACGGGCTTCCTCGGTGAGATCGGCGTACCCAAGGCCGACGCCCCGATGGATTTCTCGGCCTGGTTCGAAGCCTATCTCGGCGGCGAGTGGCACACGGTCGATGCCCGGCACAATTTTCCGCGGATCGGCCGGATCCTCATGGCTCGCGGGCGCGACGCCACCGACTGCGCGCTGACGACCGCCTTCGGTTCGGCGATCCTGACCGGCTTCGACGTCCATACCGATCTGGTCGACAGCATTGACTGATCCCTTGCTCGAGGAGTGGGCCGGACCGGCGGGCTCGCCCGATTTCGCTGCAATCAAGGCCGATCAGTTCTTGCCGGCGATCGACGCGGCGATCGCGCTCAGCCGAGCCGAACTGACCGCGATTACCGATAATCCCGCGGCACCCGACTTCGCCAACACCGTCGCTGCGCTCGAGCGCTCCGGCGCCGCGCTGGCGCGGGTGCGGCGGATCTTCTGGATGCTCTCCTCGGCGCAGGCCGACGACGGCATTCACGCGATCGAGGCCGAGGTGTCGGCGCGATTGACGGCCTGGGGTACGGAAGTCAGCCAGAACGCGGCGCTCTTTGCCCGCATCGCCGCGGTGTGGAAGGGGCGCGACAGCCTCGATCCCGAGCAGGCGCGACTGGTCGACAACAGCTACAAGGGGTTCGTGGCCGGCGGCGCGGCGCTGGAGCCGGAGGCCAAGCGCCGGCTGGCCGAGATCAGCGAGCGCCTTGGAATGCTCGGGGTGACATTCGGCCAGAATGTCCTTGCCGCGACCAATGCGACCGAGGTCCTTGTCGCCGAGGACGAGGCAGGAGGTATTCCCGACGACCTGCGTGCGGTGGCGGCCGCAGCGGCCGCGGCCAGGGGCCTGACGGGACAGCTGCTGTTCGGGCTCGACCGCGGCACCTACGAAGGGCTCCTGACCTTCGCCGACACGCGATCGGTGCGAGAGCGGGTTTGGCGTGCGTTCACCGCGCGATGCCAGGCGGGCCCTTACGACAACTATCCGCTGATCGCCGAGATCGTCGCGCTTCGGAACGAGAAGGCGCGGCTGCTCGGTTACGACAACTATGCCGATTTCGCGCTGGAAGATGCGATGGCCAGGACTCCGGCGGCTGCCGCCGGGTTGATGGAAAGGGTCTGGCGGCCTGGCCTCATCCAGGCCGAACGCGAAGCGGCGGCGCTGCAGGAGATCGTCGACCGTGACGGCGGCGGCTTCACGCTCGCCGCTTGGGACTGGCGCTATTTTTCCGACCGCGTGCGCCGCGAGCGCTACGCCTATGACTCGGGCGCGATCCGGTCGCGCCTGTCGCTGGGCAAGGTTCGAGCAGCCGCCTTCGCTGCCGCCGGACGTCTATACGGGTTGCGCTTCACCCGCCGCCCCGACGTATCGGTCTACCATCCCGACGTCGCCGCCTGGTCGGTCGACAATGACGACGGGACACGGGTCGGGCTGCTGTTCACCGACTATCTCGCCCGGCCCGAAAAACATGGCGGGGCGTGGATGGGCAGCCTCCGAGTCCAGGAGAAGATCGACGGGCCGGTTCGACCGATCGTCTATACGGTCGCCAACTTCACCCGCGCCGAGCCCGAGGATGCCGCTCTGCTCTCGCTCGACGAGGCGCGAACCCTGTTCCACGAGTTCGGCCACGCGCTTCATGCCCTGCTGTCCGACGTCACCTATCCCAGCCTCGCCGGGACGGCGGTGGCACGCGACTTCGTCGAATTCCCGAGCAAGCTGATGGAGCATTGGGTCGCCTCGCCCGAAGCATTGCGCGGCTTCGGCATCCCCGCCGACCTGGCCGACGCCGTCGCGCGCGCCGAAACCTTCGGTCAGGGGTTCGCGACAATCGAATTCCTCGCCTCGGCGATCGTCGACCTGAAGCTCCACCAGGCGCAGCCGCCGCCAACCGATATCGAAGCGTTCGAGCGCGACACCCTGGCCGCGCTCGCAATGCCCGCAGCGATCGGGATGCGCCATCGGCTTGCCTACTTCACCCACGTCTTCGACGGCGGCTATGCGAGCGCCTACTACAGCTACCTGTGGGCGGAAGTCCTGGATGCCGACGTCTTCGAGGCGTTCACCGCGACGGGCAACCTGTTCGATCGCGATCTCGCCGACCGGCTCCGGCGCGAGGTCCTGGCGCGGGGTGATGCGCGCGATCCGATGCAGTCCTTCACTGCCTTCCGCGGCCGCCAGCCCGACGAAGCCGCGCTTCTGCGCGCACGCTGCCTGGCCTGACGATGGCAAGGCGCAAGGCGTTTGACGAACTGTGGGGGCAGGGCGCCGGCGAAACCGCGCGTCCCGGGTTCGAGCAACTGGGCGACTGGCTCCGCGAGACTCCGGTGCACGAGCTCGCCCGCCGCCAGGCCATGGCCGAAGCCGCTTTCCGCAGCCTCGGCATCACCTTCAGCGTCTACGGGGATGAGCAAGCGGGGGAGCGGATCATTCCGTTCGACATCATCCCGCGGCTGTTCACCGCCGCCGAATGGTCGGGATTGTCGCTCGGGCTCGAGCAGCGGGTGCGTGCCCTCAATGCCTTCGTCGCCGACGTCTATGGCCCGCGGCATATCCTGAAAGACGGAATAGTCCCCGAGGACATCATCCTCGGCAACCCTCAGTTCTGCATCCCTGCGAACGGTGCCGTGCCGCCGCACGGGATCTACACCCACATCTGCGGGATCGACATTGTCCGCACCGGAGCGGACGACTTCTTCGTCCTCGAGGACAATGCGCGAACTCCTTCGGGCGTGTCCTACATGCTCGAGAATCGCGAGGCGATGCTGCGCCTTTGCCCCGAATTGTTCGCGCAACTCGAGGTGCAGCCGATCGATACCTATCCCGACCTCCTGCGGGACATGCTCTATTCGGTCGCCCCGCGCGGATCGCACTCACCGGTCTGCGTGCTGCTCACGCCGGGCCATTACAACAGCGCCTTCTACGAACACAGTTTCCTCGCCGACAGCATGGGTATCGAGCTGGTCGAGGGCCGCGATCTCGAGGTTGCGGACGACATCGTCTACATGCGGACGATCGAGGGCAAGGTCCGGGTCGACGTCATCTATCGCCGTATCGACGACGCCTTCCTTGATCCGCTGACGTTCAATCCGGAAAGCGGCCTCGGCGTCCCCGGGTTGATGGCGGCCTATCGCGCGGGGAACGTGACCATCGTCAATGCGCCCGGGACGGGGATCGCCGACGACAAGGCGGTCTACAGCTTCATGCCGGAAATCGTCCGCTACTACATGGGCGAGGAGGCGCGCATCCCCAACGTCGAGACGTTCCGCTGCCGTGAGCCCGAAGCACTTCGCTACACGCTCGATCACCTCGAGCAGCTGGTGGTCAAGCTGGTCGACGGATCTGGCGGCTACGGGATGTTGGTCGGCCCGACCGCGTCGAAGCAGCAGATCGCCGACTTCCGCGCCGCGCTGATCGCCGAGCCGCAGCGCTACATCGCCCAGCCGACCCTTGCGCTGTCGACCGTCCCGACCCTGACCGATGCCGGTGTCGCCCCGCGCCACGTCGATTTCCGCCCGTTTGTGCTGAGCGGCGCCGAGCGGGTCACCATCGTTCCCGGTGGCCTCACCCGGGTCGCGCTCGAGGATGGTTCGCTGGTCGTCAATTCGAGCCAGGGCGGGGGCACCAAGGACAGCCTGATCATCGCCGGCCCCGTCCAAGCGGAACAGGAGGAGCAGCATGCTCTCCCGTACAGCCGCTAACCTCTACTGGATCGGCCGCTACATGGAGCGCGCCGAGTTCAC
It contains:
- a CDS encoding transglutaminase family protein; the protein is MLIRAGYDIRFTCRQPTPMMALLGVHESRHQDLRTQPKLVSDPAIAMHDYTDGFGNVATRFVLPEGETLLSNTFVIEDSGEPDRVTPDAIQHPVEDLPDDVLVYLLGSRYCETDRLSDTAWGLFGHVAPGWTRLQAILDFTHKQIEFGYQHARSTKTAWDAHQERRGVCRDYAHLAIALCRCMNIPARYCTGFLGEIGVPKADAPMDFSAWFEAYLGGEWHTVDARHNFPRIGRILMARGRDATDCALTTAFGSAILTGFDVHTDLVDSID
- a CDS encoding M3 family metallopeptidase; protein product: MTDPLLEEWAGPAGSPDFAAIKADQFLPAIDAAIALSRAELTAITDNPAAPDFANTVAALERSGAALARVRRIFWMLSSAQADDGIHAIEAEVSARLTAWGTEVSQNAALFARIAAVWKGRDSLDPEQARLVDNSYKGFVAGGAALEPEAKRRLAEISERLGMLGVTFGQNVLAATNATEVLVAEDEAGGIPDDLRAVAAAAAAARGLTGQLLFGLDRGTYEGLLTFADTRSVRERVWRAFTARCQAGPYDNYPLIAEIVALRNEKARLLGYDNYADFALEDAMARTPAAAAGLMERVWRPGLIQAEREAAALQEIVDRDGGGFTLAAWDWRYFSDRVRRERYAYDSGAIRSRLSLGKVRAAAFAAAGRLYGLRFTRRPDVSVYHPDVAAWSVDNDDGTRVGLLFTDYLARPEKHGGAWMGSLRVQEKIDGPVRPIVYTVANFTRAEPEDAALLSLDEARTLFHEFGHALHALLSDVTYPSLAGTAVARDFVEFPSKLMEHWVASPEALRGFGIPADLADAVARAETFGQGFATIEFLASAIVDLKLHQAQPPPTDIEAFERDTLAALAMPAAIGMRHRLAYFTHVFDGGYASAYYSYLWAEVLDADVFEAFTATGNLFDRDLADRLRREVLARGDARDPMQSFTAFRGRQPDEAALLRARCLA
- a CDS encoding circularly permuted type 2 ATP-grasp protein, whose translation is MARRKAFDELWGQGAGETARPGFEQLGDWLRETPVHELARRQAMAEAAFRSLGITFSVYGDEQAGERIIPFDIIPRLFTAAEWSGLSLGLEQRVRALNAFVADVYGPRHILKDGIVPEDIILGNPQFCIPANGAVPPHGIYTHICGIDIVRTGADDFFVLEDNARTPSGVSYMLENREAMLRLCPELFAQLEVQPIDTYPDLLRDMLYSVAPRGSHSPVCVLLTPGHYNSAFYEHSFLADSMGIELVEGRDLEVADDIVYMRTIEGKVRVDVIYRRIDDAFLDPLTFNPESGLGVPGLMAAYRAGNVTIVNAPGTGIADDKAVYSFMPEIVRYYMGEEARIPNVETFRCREPEALRYTLDHLEQLVVKLVDGSGGYGMLVGPTASKQQIADFRAALIAEPQRYIAQPTLALSTVPTLTDAGVAPRHVDFRPFVLSGAERVTIVPGGLTRVALEDGSLVVNSSQGGGTKDSLIIAGPVQAEQEEQHALPYSR